The window TGGCAAGAGGGCCGGAGTCAGTCAGGAGTTGATCCTTGGCAGTGTTACTGTAGCCATCCCTGTAGGGCTGATTGTCTCCAAGCTGCTATACGTCATCGACACGTCCGACGCGGGAGGGTTTCTGGAGCGGGGTGGTTTCACCGTATTTGGCGGCATCATCGGGGCCATACTTGGGGCGTGGATATATTTCAGACTACGAAAGGCGCCCTTCGGGCCACTGGCTGATATTGCTGCTCCGGGTGTCGCCCTTGCTGTAGCGGTGGGCAGAATAGCTTGCACCCTTAACGGCTGCTGTTACGGTAAGCCGACTTCGCTACCGTGGGGCTTCGCATATACTCATCCCGACAGCGAGGCTCGTCCTTCGAATGTGGCTCTTCATCCCACACAGGTATATGAAATACTTCTGAACCTGGCCCTTTTCCCTGTCATTTTCTGGATACTGCGAGGGCGGCTAAAACCGCCAGGATCACTTATGGTAGCCTACCTCGCTCTTTACTCCATAGGAACCTTCGGCATAAGGTTCCTCCGTGGAGACACGGAACCGTTTCTCGGCAGCCTGCAAGAAGCCCAGGTGGTGTCCCTGATCATAGTAGCAGGCGCTATATATTTCTTCGTTACCAGGACGCGCTGGGTAGCGAAGAGAGAAACTACAGAGAAGGCAGAAGTCTCTGAATAGGAGGATTGAGCATATGAAAGGCGTCGAAGTGCGCTGGTTCCGTGCGGTGCTTTTAGCTATGCTGGCTCTTGCCGTAGGTCTGGTTACCATGGTTGGTTGCGGGAATCCAGCAGATTCAAGCGGCAAGATAAAGGTGGCAGTGAGTATACTGCCACAGTCTGAGTTCGTGGAAAGGGTAGGTGGTGACAAGGTGGATGTCACTATCATGGTGCCCCCGGGGGCTAGCCCCCACACTTATGAGTTGAAACCGAGTCAGATGAAGGCCTTGGCCAAGGCTAAGATGTATGCCGAGGTTGGATCAGGCGTTCAGTTTGAGGTGGTCTACATGGACAATCTGATAGCTGCCAACAGGGAGATGCTGGTTGTCGATTGTTCAGCAGGCGTTGATTTACTAGAGATGACGGAGGAGGAAACTTTGGGCGGGGAAGAACACGATCATGGTGCCAAGGACCCCCATATATGGATGTCACCTTTGAACGCCAAAATCATGGTGCAGAACATCTGTGCTGGGCTAGTGCAGATTGACCCGGACAACGAGGCCTACTACAAAGAGAATTGTGATGCCTATCTCCGAGAGTTGACACAACTCGATCAGGATATCAGGGACGGTTTAGCTCAGGTAACAAACCGAAGATTCATGGTCTATCACCCCGCCTACGGCTATTTTGCCAAAGAGTATGATCTCATCATGCTAGCCATTGAAAAGGAGGGCAAGGAGCCAACGGCAGCCGGTATTACGCACCTGGTAAAACAAGCGAAGGAGCACAACATAAAGGTCATCTTTGCCTCGCCTCAATTCAATCCACAGACGGCAAAGGTCATCGCTAACGCAATAGGTGGGAGCGTTATCTTCATCGATCCCCTGGCCAAGGACTATGTCACGAGTCTGCGTGCCCTGGCGCGCGAGTTGATTCAGGCAATGCAGTAGATATGACTGAAGAAGTTGTTAGGCTGGAAGATATATGGGTGCACTACGACGGCGCACCGGTCTTGGAGGGAGTCAGCCTATCAATAGTGCGAGATGACTTCCTGGGCATCATAGGGCCTAACGGAGGCGGGAAGACCACTCTTCTCAAAGTCATCCTGGGGCTGATCAGGCCCAGTTATGGCAAAATCCTGGTTCTGGGGAAACCGCCGCAGAGCGGCCGGAACAACATTGGCTATGTTTCCCAACACAACTCGTTTGACCGTGACTTCCCTATAAGTGTATGGGATGTAGTTTTGATGGGGCGCTTTCGGAGGGCTGGTCTGTTCAAGCGGTACAGCGCGGAAGACAGGCAGGCGGCTGAGAGAGCGCTACGGACTGTTGGTATGTTAAATTACAGGAACCAACAGGTAGGGAAACTTTCGGGTGGGGAACAGCAGCGGGTCTTCATAGCTCGGGCTCTGGTGGTGGAGCCCAGGCTTCTGCTCCTCGACGAGCCTACAGCCAGCGTTGATCCGGCAATGCAGACTGAGTTTTATGAGATGCTGGATGGTTTGAAGCAGAGGATGGCCATAGTGCTGGTGTCACACGATATCAGTGCCGTTTCTGTCTACGTAAGCAAGATCGCTTGTCTCAATCGCCAGTTGTTCTATCATGGCTCTAAGGAAATTGGGCCCGAGATTTTGGAAGCCACCTATAAGTGCCCGGTGCAGATGATAGCCCACGGTCCTGTTCCTCACCGGGTATTGAGAGAGCATTAGCGGCATGCTGGACGCGCTGCAATACCAATTCATGCAGAATGCCCTTATGGCCGGTCTGCTGGCGGCTGTGGCTTGCGGCATTATTGGCGTCTATGTGGTGGTAAAAAGGATTGTATTTATCAGTGGCGGCATTGCCCACGCTTCCTTCGGTGGGATTGGATTGGGATATCTGGCTGGCATTAGCCCTGTTCTTGGGGCCATGTTGTTTGCCGTGACTTCGGCACTGGGGATGGGGCTGGTTATCAGAAGAACAAAGCTACCCGAAGATACTGCTATCGGAATACTGTGGGCGATGGGTATGGCCCTGGGAGTAGTCTTCATTGGCCTGGCCCCAGGCTATGCGCCAGACCTGTTCAGTTACCTCTTTGGCAACATTCTGACCGTGCCCTCTTCTGACCTGATCCTCATGCTGGTCCTGGACGCTGTTATCGTTTCGATAGTGATAGCGCTGTATAAGGAGTTACAGGCCCTTTCTTTTGACGAAGAGTTTGGCAGGGTAGTAGGGGTGCCAGTTGAGGCGTTGTATCTGCTCCTGCTCTGCTTGATTGCGCTAACTGTCGTCGTGCTGGTTCGGGTGGTGGGGATTATCCTGGTCATCGCTCTGCTTACTATTCCGGCAGCCATGGCAAGGCAGTTCACCCATGACATGAAGAAGATGATGCTCCTGGCCATCCTTTTCGGCGCGCTGTTTTCTTTTTTTGGCCTGTGGCTGTCCTATGAATTCGATGTGGCTTCAGGGGCCACCATCATCCTCCTCAGCGGCACCATGTTGCTCTGTTCTTTTGGGTTGTCCAAGCTACTCAGCAAGCGGCGTAGCCTGTCACAAATATCTCCGCCGCAGGAGGGGCGCTATTAGTCTAGCCCGGGAGCATATGGTGTCTTGGCAATTCAGTGGAATGCAATCCAAATCTGCCCGGTTGCCATACCTGTAGGCGTCTCTTGCCTATCCACTTCTGAATTCTGCCGGCGTTGCGATACGTCACCTCGACCAGTGTGGGTGTCTCGCAAATAACTTGAGACAATAAAGCCACCATGCCATTCCCGCGCAAGCGGGAATCCAGAAGGCATACAAGGTGGATTCCGTCCTTCCTGCGAGGGACAGAATGGCAGACTGTAAGGTTATAGCGGAGGCACTACACTAGCTATGGTCCGGCTTCGAGCACTGCGAAGGTCAAGCCAGCAGTTCGCCGGCAATTGCCTTCTGGTGAAAGGTGGTATCACCGAGGAGCAAGCTACTCCCTCTCACCCTGCGGTGGAACAGATGCATATCGTGGTCGTCACAGAAGCCAAGGCCACCGTGGATCTGATGCCCCAGAGTAGTGACTCGCTGGCAGGCTTCATTGACCCAGTGTTTGGCTATAGACACATCCATGGCACAGGGAAGACCTTCGCTAATCCGCCAGGCTGCATAGTAGGTCACTATCCTTGAAGCTTCCACATCTACAGCCATGTTGGCACAGTAATGCTGGATGGCCTGAAAACTGCCTATGGGGCGACCAAACTGCACCCTTTCCCTAGCATAGCTGGTGCTCATTTCCAAAGCAGCAGCGGCGCTGCCCACCATATCGGCGCACTTTCCCACCGCTGCCCGTTCTAAAGCACGGGTCACCACCGGCCAGCCATGACCGGGGTTCCCCAAAACAGCTTCGTTTCCCACACTCACATCGTTGAAAACGACTTCACATTGCTTATCAAGACCTATGGTATTGAGCACCGTACACGCGATGCCTGGGGATCTGGCATCCATCAGGAACAGCGTGATGCCCTGGTCTGTGTCGTGGCTCTCTGATGTTCTAGCTACACACAGTAAATCATCGGCAATGTGAGCGTCGTTGATAAATAACTTCGTACCTTTGACAAGATAATGGCCATCCTGGAGTGTGGCTCGTGCTGCAATCGCTGCTGCATCATAGCTGGCGCTGGGCTCTGTCAAACAAAAAGCCATGAGTCGCTCTCCTCTGGCTATGAGGGGTAGCTGTGTCTTTTTGAGCTCCTCGCTCCCTGCGTCAACGATGGTCAGCCCGCACAAGACCACTGTGGAGAAATAGGGGCCGGGAAGGCAAGCACGACCCATCTCCTCCAGTAGAATGACCAGGTCGAGAAAGCTCCCACCACTGCCTCCACACGCATCAGGGAAGGCCAGCCCCATCCAGCCAAGTCCAGCCATTTTTTGCCACAACTGCGGATCATGCCCTGCCTCACTCCGAGCCATTTCCCGGACTAATGACTTGGGGCATTCCTTCTCGAAGAAGTCGCGGGCCGATTTCTGGAGCATCTGTTGCTCTTCGCTCAAACCCAGGTTCATGATCTTTCCTCGCCTCTCAGTATTACCAATCGATGGTCGTCCTTGCTATCAGCGAATAGCGTTACGCCGCTAGGTAGCCCTCGGCAAGCCTAATCCAAGGACCGCAATGATGGTGCGCTGTATTTCGGCGCTGCCGCCACCAACACCGGCAGCGATGGTCTCCAGCCACATAGTCTGCACAGTTCCCCCTAGAGGTGTCCATCTGGTACCCTTGGCCAACTGACCATATAGGCCGAGAATCTCCCCCGCCTTCTTGGCAAAGCGCCTGGCTACTTCCATGCCGAACACAAATGCGACGGATACCTCGTAGGTAGGTATCATCCCTCTGCTTTCCATGTCCACAATGCGCAGATTGAGTAATCGAGAAACGGCTACGTCTGTGGCCATTTCCGCCAGCTTCTGCTGGACATAGGGGTCGTCGGCCAGGACTCCGTTCTGCGTTGGAGTTTCTTTGACATACCGCACAAGCTCCTGGAGTATGCTTATCATGGTCGCCGGCCAGCTCGGGACAGACCTCTCATAGGTGAGTGCTGTCATTAGATACTCCCAGCCGCGATTCTTTTCACCCACCAGCGACCCTCTGGATATGCGAACATTGTCGAAAAAGACCTCATTGAAGGAATGAGAGCCGAGGATGTTTATTAGTGGGCGAACAGTGATACCAGGCGTTTTCATGTCAACAACGAAGAGGCTGAGCCCCTTGTGCTTGGTAACATCGGGATCGCTGCGGGCCAGAAGCCAGCAGTAATCAGCATAGTGGGCGAAGGTGGTGAAGATCTTCTGTCCGTTGATGACAAAGCTGTCCTCTTCCTCCAAAGCTCGGGTTTGCACCGCCCCTAAGTCAGACCCGGCCTGTGGCTCGCTGTAGCCCAGGCAGAAGATGATTTCAGCATGCCCTATTCCCTTGACATACCTTTCCTTTTGCTCCTGGTTGCCGTAACGCATTATGGTAGGCCCGACGAACTGGACCCCAATGGCCTCGCTCAGTTTTGCGGGCGCGCCTAGCAAGGCCTTTTCCTCTGCCAGGATATATGCCTGCATTGCAGTAGCCGCCATGCCGCCGTAGTCGCGGGGATACAAAGGTGCGTACCATCCCTTCGCCGCCAGCTGGCGGTCAAACTCACGCACCAGCCTCCATATTTCTTCACTCTCTTCGCTCTCCCCCGGCCTGAGCTCGTACCACCGTTTGGGAATCTCCCGCTTCAGCCAGTCCCTAACCTCAATTCTGAATTGATCGTCTTCTGTGCTAAAGGCGAAATCCATCAATCGTCCTCTCGATTGGCCTACTGTCTCAGTTGCCGCACAAGATCATCCCTGCCCAACTCCGTTCTCTCACTTCCTTATCCGGCACCAGCATGGCTCATCCCCGCGATGGCAGAGCTACGACAGCACGACCGGGCGTCGTCCGCTCGCCACGCTGGTTCGAAAAGCATATCTCACACTCCAGGCAGTGTCGATCGCCTTCGACGAATTTCCTCAATACCTTGCCAGTGCAAGTGAGTGTGTCCCCAGGGAAATCCATGCCCCGATATTGACAACTTATCTTGAGGAGGTCACCATCAACACCGATCCAGTCTGTAAGCATTTGAATCATAAACTGGTACTTGAGTAAGCCGTGGACGATGACGCCGGGTAATCCCCAGCTCAAAGCTAGCTCCTTGTCGTAATGGGGCTCATTGAAATCGCCAGTGGCTCCTGCCCATCGCACCAACTGGCGCGTTGTGGGCTTCTTCACCAGGGGAGGTATCTCAGTGCCGACCTCAACGTCTTCGTAATACACCTTGGGCATTCGGACCTCCTTAGTAGAACATGAAGATGTAGCGCATCGCAGCTACCACCTGATCTGCCTGATTCTTGTAAGTGGTTTCCAGAACAACGAAGAGCAGGTTGCCAGCGCCTCCTTTCTTTTCGTAGATGTCCGCCAGCTTGGTGGAACTTACCAGGACATCACCAGGTCGAACCGGCCGGTAGAATTCGGACTCGTTTCCGGCATTCAGGACGTTCTCAAAAGGGCGACCAAGAACACTGAGTATCGTCTCTGCACCGATTTCCTCACCGGCTGGCCAGCCGAAGAACCCTGGCGGGCTGACAATACCTCCGTATCGGGTCTTGCGGGCATACTCTTCATCTAAGTATAAGGGGTTAAGGTCTCCCACAGCCTGGGCAAACCGCTTGACAGCCCCCCTTTCCACCTCCATCACGATGGGAGGGAGAACCGTGCCTATCTTGGCTTTCATTTCTTCCGTGAGAGTGGTCTTGTCAGACATAAGGACTCCTTCTTTCTCGATCGTCAGTCCGAAAATAGGCTTTGATCTGCTCGCCATGAGCTTGCAGAAGCGCTCACCACGAACGACCGTGCATACCTACTCCTGTACTTCGTGGTGCTGGCTGCAAGCCAGAATGAAAAATTCTCAAACCGCGATGCTGGCCACCTGGCCTGTTCGACCATTCTTTGCGCGCCTCCCTTTCTGCCAAGCACCGTCGTCTTCATGTTCCGATCATGGCTGAAAGAGCCTTCAGATGATCCGCAGGCGTGCCGAGTGCAAGTTCCAGAGCCTTTTCCCTCAGGTAATAGAAATGCAGTTCACTATCAATATCGACCCCGATACCACCGTGGAGCTGCTGGGCGCTGAAGGCCACGCGCTGACAGGCTCTGCCCGTCACCGCCTTGGCAATGGCCACTTCTCTGGCTGCTGGCATGCCCTGGCTCAACCGCCAGACCGCTTGATAAGTCGTCCAGCGAGCTCCCTGCACATCGATGAACATATCAGCCAGCCGGTGTTGCACCGCCTGGAAGGTGCCAATGGGGCGACCGAACTGTACCCGCTGCTTCGTGTATTCGGCGGTCATCTCCAATTCCTTCTGAGCCCCGCCGACCATCGAGGCACACTGGACTGCGGTAGCTTTCTCCAAGACGGGCTTGATCATGGGCACAATGCCACCAGGTTTTCTGACTGCATGACTCGGTGATACAGGCACTCCATCAAAATCGACCTGAAACTGTTTGTCATGGGCAAACGTCTTCATGGCGGCAAGGCTGATGCCAGGGGCTTTGCCATCGACAGCAAACACGGCAATCCCTTTCCCATCACCAGGGGACCCCGCTGTCCTGCCCACCACGAGCATCCAACCGGCAACATGTGCGTAGGGAACGAAGAGCTTTGTGCCACTGAGCGCATAAGCGCCACCTTTACGGGCGGCCCGTGTGACCACAAATCTGGTATCACAGACTGCCTCTGGCTCATCTATGGCCAAAGTTAACACAAGATCACCTGCTGCCACCTGAGGCAGAAGATTCTTCTTCAGGCCTTCCGCCGCGCTTTCGAGCACGACCAGCGTTCCCGTGAGTGTGGCGAACATCGGCCCAGGCATAGCGGCACGCCCGAACTCTTCGAAAAGGATGGCCTCCTCGATCAAAGTCCACCCCACCCCACCGTACTCCTCGGGGATCAAGATCCCCATCCATCCTAGCTGCGCCATCTTTTTCCACAGTTGTGGCGAGTACCCCGAATCGCTTTCCTCAAGCTGCTTCACCACCGATTTGGGGCACTCGGATTCAAGGAAGTCACGGGCAGACTTCCTGAGCATTTCTTGTTCGTCATTCAACTCAAAATCCATCTTTGCCTTCCTATTTGTAGATCGCAGTTCTTCAGACCCGGGTAGCCATGCAAAACATCAAGGCCACTCAGTGCACATCAGCCCATCAGCGCGATCGAGGCATACCCAGACCCACCATGGCGATGATGTCCCTCTGGACTTCGTTGGCACCTCCCCCAAAGATAAATATCAAGTCGTCCCTGAAGTGTTCCTCCACCAGGCCATCTGCAGGAGCCCACCTGTCACCTCTCTGCACCTGACCATAAGGCCCCATGATCTCCAGCAGATTATTGCTGATCCGCATGCTCAGCTCCGAACCGTACACTTTGACGGTTGAAGCCTCCGCCCAAACAGGCAGCCCTTTAGTCATCTTCTGCACCACGTCGTAGTTGAGCAGTTTAAGTACCTCCGCTTCAGCGATCATCTCAGCGAATCTGGTCTTGACTCCTGCCTGTTCCAGAACTGCTGTCCCATTGATCTTGGTCTTCTTTGCCCAGGCTATCGTCTTTTCTATGCGACGGATCAGAGGCAGTGAAGGTACTAGCGCTATCCGCTCACGATCCAGTTGATAGGTAATCAGTTCCACACCACCATTCTCCCGACCGATGAGGCAACTCCTGGGAACCCTCACGTTTTCGAAAAAGACGGAATTGGTGCGGTGGCCGCCCAGCGTATATATCGGCGCAATGGTTATGCCCGGTGTGTCCACCGGAATGAGGAAGATGGATACGCCGCGGTGTTTCTTGGAAACGTCTGGATCGGTGCGAGCAGCGAGCCAGATGTAGTCCGCAATATGCGCCAGGCTGGTGAACACCTTCTGGCCGTTAATAACGTAGTCGTCTCCGTCCTTCACGGCACTGGTCCTCAGAGAAAAAAGGTCAGTGCCGGCTTCAGGCTCCGTGTAGCCTATGGCGATCTCCACATCTCCCCTCAGGATTCGGGGCAACAGATCCTTCTTCTGCTCCTCCGTGCCATATTCCATTATGGTAGGCCCCATGGCGTTCAGAGTCAGCACCGGGAAGGGGGCTTGTTCGGCATATATGGTCTCGAAAAACAGGTGCTGCTCCATGGGCGTGCGGCCCTGGCCACCGTATTCCTTGGGCCAGCCCACACCCAACCAGCCGTCGGCGCCCAAGCGGCGAACGAACGCCTTGGACCTCGGCCCTCCGTATTCACCCCTGCCAAAGACCACCGGGTCTGTTCTTTTGCTCATGTTCATAAAACGGTGGCACTCCGCCCTGACCTCAGGGGTCAAATGCTTGCTCAGGTAATGGCGAAACTCATTGACAAACGCTTGCTGTTCTGGTGTTAGCGCGAAATCCATGCCAGCTCCTCTTGATCTAAGTGTCCGTCAAGGACCACGTTCATCGCTTCTTTGGCTGAGGCAGGTCTGCGTCAGTGGTGATAGCGCCTTCAGCATACAGGTCGGATATCTCGTCGTCGGATAATCCCAAAAACTCAGAGAGAACCAGGCTGTTGTGTTCACCAATAAGCGGTGCCCTGAAGTGTCTCTCGCTGCTCTTGGACAGCCTGAACGGGGGAAGCTCACCCTTCACTTTGCCTACCTCCGGGTGCTCCAACTCTTGAAAATGCCCTCGATGTTTCAACTGAGAGTCCTCGCAAATGTCTTGGTTATCTTCTACCACATTAGCAGCCACGCCTCTCGCCTGCATGGCGGCCTCAATATCTTCTGCCTTGTGTGTCCTGGTCCACTCTCCTATCAGACGGTCCAGCTCATCCTCGCTCTGCTTCCGCCCTGAGAGGGTGGCAAACCTGGGATCTCTTGTCCAATCTGGATTTCCGATCACATCACAGAAGCTCCGCCATTCTCCATCCGTGAATACGGCAATAGCTACCCACCTGTCCTCCCCCTCACAGGGATAGACCCCATGCGGAGCGGCATAAGAGAGCCTGTTCCCGTTTCTCTCCATCACCCTACCATTCACCAGATATTCCAAAAGGGGGGCTGCCATGACGTACAGGTTACACTCGTATTGCGACTGATCCAGGTGCACGCCTTTGCCGGTTCGACGCTGGCGCAGGAGGGCGCTCGTGAGTGCTATCATGCCGCTGCCAACAGCCGGAAAGTCCCCGTAGGCCAGTGGTACACTCGCAGGGGGTCGATCAGGCCAGCCGGTCAAGTAGCCCGCCCCTGAGAGATTGGTGGTCACTGGCCCGTAGCCTAAACGCATGCAATGCGGTCCGTACTGTCCCTCGATGCAGCTACTCCAGTAGATTATGTCAGGTTTAAGCTTTCTGATGCTGTCGTAGCCTAAGCCCCATCTCTTCATTATCCCGGGCCTGTAGGATTCTGCCAGGACGTGGGGTTGCCACTTAACGACCAGTTGCTTGATCAGGTCTCTTCCTTTTGGTTTGGAGAGGTTCACTGTGAAGCTATACTTGCTGGAATTCAACCATTCCTGCCATCCTCCGCGATTGGCTCCGGGGATGAATTCATAGAATGGCCCTCCCATGCGTGCGGAGTCCAGTCTCAGGTGGGTTTCCACTTTGATAACGCTGGCGCCATGGTCGCCGAGCCATTTCAATGCCAGAGGCACTGTGCCTCCGGTGCCCATATCCAATATCCTTATTCCGTCAAAAATGTGACCCATCTTGTCCCAGAACCTCCTTTATCAACCTTAGATGACGTCGGCTTCACACAGTCGGATCAGCTCTTCCCTGGAAAACCCTAGCTCCTTCTCATAGACCTCCTCATTGTGTTCGCCAATGAGCGGCGCACGCCGGAAGATCTTCATGGGAGCTTCAGAAAGCTTGATGAAAGGGCCATTGTACGTAATGCTATGGCCAAGCTCGGGGTGCTCGATTTCCACCCAGAAGTCGCGAGCCTGAAGATGACGGTCACGACAGATATCAGCAGTATCAGAGACCGCACAGGCCATGATACCCCTCTTGGCAGCCTCCTCGGATACCTCGGACTTCGTCTTGGTCCGTAAGAACTCCACGAATGGGCTGACCACCCGATCTATCTCCTCCTGCGTCAGCTTGGAGGTGTCGTGTTCAAAGACCCAATCTCTCTCTACCAGCCATTGAGGGGCAGCACCCTCTTCTTGCATCCACTGGACAAACCTGGT of the Chloroflexota bacterium genome contains:
- a CDS encoding dehydratase, which encodes MPKVYYEDVEVGTEIPPLVKKPTTRQLVRWAGATGDFNEPHYDKELALSWGLPGVIVHGLLKYQFMIQMLTDWIGVDGDLLKISCQYRGMDFPGDTLTCTGKVLRKFVEGDRHCLECEICFSNQRGERTTPGRAVVALPSRG
- a CDS encoding zinc ABC transporter substrate-binding protein; the encoded protein is MKGVEVRWFRAVLLAMLALAVGLVTMVGCGNPADSSGKIKVAVSILPQSEFVERVGGDKVDVTIMVPPGASPHTYELKPSQMKALAKAKMYAEVGSGVQFEVVYMDNLIAANREMLVVDCSAGVDLLEMTEEETLGGEEHDHGAKDPHIWMSPLNAKIMVQNICAGLVQIDPDNEAYYKENCDAYLRELTQLDQDIRDGLAQVTNRRFMVYHPAYGYFAKEYDLIMLAIEKEGKEPTAAGITHLVKQAKEHNIKVIFASPQFNPQTAKVIANAIGGSVIFIDPLAKDYVTSLRALARELIQAMQ
- a CDS encoding ABC transporter ATP-binding protein, producing the protein MTEEVVRLEDIWVHYDGAPVLEGVSLSIVRDDFLGIIGPNGGGKTTLLKVILGLIRPSYGKILVLGKPPQSGRNNIGYVSQHNSFDRDFPISVWDVVLMGRFRRAGLFKRYSAEDRQAAERALRTVGMLNYRNQQVGKLSGGEQQRVFIARALVVEPRLLLLDEPTASVDPAMQTEFYEMLDGLKQRMAIVLVSHDISAVSVYVSKIACLNRQLFYHGSKEIGPEILEATYKCPVQMIAHGPVPHRVLREH
- a CDS encoding acyl-CoA dehydrogenase, producing the protein MDFALTPEQQAFVNEFRHYLSKHLTPEVRAECHRFMNMSKRTDPVVFGRGEYGGPRSKAFVRRLGADGWLGVGWPKEYGGQGRTPMEQHLFFETIYAEQAPFPVLTLNAMGPTIMEYGTEEQKKDLLPRILRGDVEIAIGYTEPEAGTDLFSLRTSAVKDGDDYVINGQKVFTSLAHIADYIWLAARTDPDVSKKHRGVSIFLIPVDTPGITIAPIYTLGGHRTNSVFFENVRVPRSCLIGRENGGVELITYQLDRERIALVPSLPLIRRIEKTIAWAKKTKINGTAVLEQAGVKTRFAEMIAEAEVLKLLNYDVVQKMTKGLPVWAEASTVKVYGSELSMRISNNLLEIMGPYGQVQRGDRWAPADGLVEEHFRDDLIFIFGGGANEVQRDIIAMVGLGMPRSR
- a CDS encoding acyl-CoA dehydrogenase, coding for MNLGLSEEQQMLQKSARDFFEKECPKSLVREMARSEAGHDPQLWQKMAGLGWMGLAFPDACGGSGGSFLDLVILLEEMGRACLPGPYFSTVVLCGLTIVDAGSEELKKTQLPLIARGERLMAFCLTEPSASYDAAAIAARATLQDGHYLVKGTKLFINDAHIADDLLCVARTSESHDTDQGITLFLMDARSPGIACTVLNTIGLDKQCEVVFNDVSVGNEAVLGNPGHGWPVVTRALERAAVGKCADMVGSAAAALEMSTSYARERVQFGRPIGSFQAIQHYCANMAVDVEASRIVTYYAAWRISEGLPCAMDVSIAKHWVNEACQRVTTLGHQIHGGLGFCDDHDMHLFHRRVRGSSLLLGDTTFHQKAIAGELLA
- a CDS encoding metal ABC transporter permease, with product MLDALQYQFMQNALMAGLLAAVACGIIGVYVVVKRIVFISGGIAHASFGGIGLGYLAGISPVLGAMLFAVTSALGMGLVIRRTKLPEDTAIGILWAMGMALGVVFIGLAPGYAPDLFSYLFGNILTVPSSDLILMLVLDAVIVSIVIALYKELQALSFDEEFGRVVGVPVEALYLLLLCLIALTVVVLVRVVGIILVIALLTIPAAMARQFTHDMKKMMLLAILFGALFSFFGLWLSYEFDVASGATIILLSGTMLLCSFGLSKLLSKRRSLSQISPPQEGRY
- a CDS encoding CoA transferase; the protein is MGHIFDGIRILDMGTGGTVPLALKWLGDHGASVIKVETHLRLDSARMGGPFYEFIPGANRGGWQEWLNSSKYSFTVNLSKPKGRDLIKQLVVKWQPHVLAESYRPGIMKRWGLGYDSIRKLKPDIIYWSSCIEGQYGPHCMRLGYGPVTTNLSGAGYLTGWPDRPPASVPLAYGDFPAVGSGMIALTSALLRQRRTGKGVHLDQSQYECNLYVMAAPLLEYLVNGRVMERNGNRLSYAAPHGVYPCEGEDRWVAIAVFTDGEWRSFCDVIGNPDWTRDPRFATLSGRKQSEDELDRLIGEWTRTHKAEDIEAAMQARGVAANVVEDNQDICEDSQLKHRGHFQELEHPEVGKVKGELPPFRLSKSSERHFRAPLIGEHNSLVLSEFLGLSDDEISDLYAEGAITTDADLPQPKKR
- a CDS encoding acyl-CoA dehydrogenase; protein product: MDFELNDEQEMLRKSARDFLESECPKSVVKQLEESDSGYSPQLWKKMAQLGWMGILIPEEYGGVGWTLIEEAILFEEFGRAAMPGPMFATLTGTLVVLESAAEGLKKNLLPQVAAGDLVLTLAIDEPEAVCDTRFVVTRAARKGGAYALSGTKLFVPYAHVAGWMLVVGRTAGSPGDGKGIAVFAVDGKAPGISLAAMKTFAHDKQFQVDFDGVPVSPSHAVRKPGGIVPMIKPVLEKATAVQCASMVGGAQKELEMTAEYTKQRVQFGRPIGTFQAVQHRLADMFIDVQGARWTTYQAVWRLSQGMPAAREVAIAKAVTGRACQRVAFSAQQLHGGIGVDIDSELHFYYLREKALELALGTPADHLKALSAMIGT
- a CDS encoding MaoC family dehydratase, which codes for MASRSKPIFGLTIEKEGVLMSDKTTLTEEMKAKIGTVLPPIVMEVERGAVKRFAQAVGDLNPLYLDEEYARKTRYGGIVSPPGFFGWPAGEEIGAETILSVLGRPFENVLNAGNESEFYRPVRPGDVLVSSTKLADIYEKKGGAGNLLFVVLETTYKNQADQVVAAMRYIFMFY
- a CDS encoding prolipoprotein diacylglyceryl transferase; translated protein: MTIHMGVDPVAFTIGSFDVRWYGIFIALSIITMVVWVWHFGKRAGVSQELILGSVTVAIPVGLIVSKLLYVIDTSDAGGFLERGGFTVFGGIIGAILGAWIYFRLRKAPFGPLADIAAPGVALAVAVGRIACTLNGCCYGKPTSLPWGFAYTHPDSEARPSNVALHPTQVYEILLNLALFPVIFWILRGRLKPPGSLMVAYLALYSIGTFGIRFLRGDTEPFLGSLQEAQVVSLIIVAGAIYFFVTRTRWVAKRETTEKAEVSE
- a CDS encoding acyl-CoA dehydrogenase is translated as MDFAFSTEDDQFRIEVRDWLKREIPKRWYELRPGESEESEEIWRLVREFDRQLAAKGWYAPLYPRDYGGMAATAMQAYILAEEKALLGAPAKLSEAIGVQFVGPTIMRYGNQEQKERYVKGIGHAEIIFCLGYSEPQAGSDLGAVQTRALEEEDSFVINGQKIFTTFAHYADYCWLLARSDPDVTKHKGLSLFVVDMKTPGITVRPLINILGSHSFNEVFFDNVRISRGSLVGEKNRGWEYLMTALTYERSVPSWPATMISILQELVRYVKETPTQNGVLADDPYVQQKLAEMATDVAVSRLLNLRIVDMESRGMIPTYEVSVAFVFGMEVARRFAKKAGEILGLYGQLAKGTRWTPLGGTVQTMWLETIAAGVGGGSAEIQRTIIAVLGLGLPRAT